The DNA region CGACGATGCAAGTGCTTCCTTTTTTGGAGGATTAACTGTAACCGACAACATGAACCGAAAAATTTTGAAAAAGCAAGACATGGAAGAGCAAAATATATTAATATATATGCCAGATAAAAAATCACTTACTGCACAATCTGATATTTTGAAGATGAAACTTCTCTCACCTTATGTCAAGCTTGCATTTGACCAGGCTTTAAAAGGTGATATATATAAGGCTCTAACTTTAAATGGACTTTTATATTGTGCAGCTCTTGAATTTAATCCTAACATTGCCCTTGATGCATTAAGTGCAGGTGCAATTGCGGCCGGATTATCAGGTACAGGGCCTTCATTTGTGGCTGTAACTGATGATAAAGCTTTAGATAATGTTTTAGACTCATGGAGCTCTTATGAAGGTAACATTATACATACTGAAGTTGATAATGAAGGCACGAAGGAAATTCTGAGTTAATAAGTCTCCTTTTTTAAACAAATTAAGGTGAAAAAGTGGATAAGGCAGAAGCTTTAAAAGTTCTTCAAGAATCTAGAGTCGCAATCGATAAAATAGATGAAGAACTAATATATTTAATAGAAAAAAGAACATCTCTTGCCAAAGATATTGCGAGTGCAAAACTAGCTTTGGGCATTCCAATAGAAGATAAAAAAAGAGAAGATTATATTCAAGATAAAATTAAAAAGATCTCCAAAGAAATAGATGGAGACTTCATCAATAAAATAATGAATATTTTGATGGAATTAAACAAAAAAGAACAAGAAAAAATACTTAGGAGGA from Methanobacterium bryantii includes:
- a CDS encoding shikimate kinase, which gives rise to MKTIVKSPGSATVINAIATGCGSAFGIRRYVTAEVELKSSNIICKSDKDVDTSLMELCVKSVLHKFDIDTGVKVKIYSDLPVASGLSSSSATSNAVVLATVSALSKEYGPDCYMSDVDVLNLAIDASLEAGVTITGAFDDASASFFGGLTVTDNMNRKILKKQDMEEQNILIYMPDKKSLTAQSDILKMKLLSPYVKLAFDQALKGDIYKALTLNGLLYCAALEFNPNIALDALSAGAIAAGLSGTGPSFVAVTDDKALDNVLDSWSSYEGNIIHTEVDNEGTKEILS
- a CDS encoding chorismate mutase → MDKAEALKVLQESRVAIDKIDEELIYLIEKRTSLAKDIASAKLALGIPIEDKKREDYIQDKIKKISKEIDGDFINKIMNILMELNKKEQEKILRRNTNG